From one Deltaproteobacteria bacterium genomic stretch:
- the alr gene encoding alanine racemase — MPFSSLNRIEVNLSAIRQNFRAIASLHGLETSRLMAVVKSDGYGHGMVEVSRLLVAEGAWGLAIFDLSEGERLRSNGISARIFLLSGFPLGDEEGIMALGLIPGVTQRAQLHALEKEAARRKARCEIHLKADTGMGRMGFEPEEITEIVKARGEWPHLAFAGLYTHLSSADDPEDPETRRQIDVFARLVATVRRLGWDPPFLHAANSAGLIHFPESIYSIARIGLAIYGAYPGEKAKEKIALQPAMSFKSRIVEIRSSPPGSPVSYGHRFRCARASRIAVLPVGYDDGYFRSLSGSARVIIRGRPRPVLGNICMKALMVDVTDAPAAEVGDEAVLLGRQEGEEITLEELAEWSGTISYEVMCSLGTRNTRYHKGS; from the coding sequence ATGCCATTTTCTTCCCTCAACCGCATCGAGGTCAATCTCTCGGCCATCCGCCAGAACTTCCGTGCGATCGCATCCCTCCATGGCCTTGAAACATCCCGTCTCATGGCGGTTGTCAAGTCGGACGGCTACGGCCACGGGATGGTGGAAGTATCCCGGTTGCTCGTGGCGGAAGGGGCGTGGGGTCTTGCAATCTTCGACCTCTCCGAGGGAGAAAGGCTTCGTTCGAACGGGATCTCAGCTCGCATCTTCCTTCTCTCAGGTTTCCCCCTGGGAGACGAGGAGGGAATCATGGCCCTCGGCCTCATCCCAGGGGTCACCCAAAGGGCCCAGCTCCATGCCCTGGAGAAGGAGGCTGCCCGTCGAAAGGCCAGATGCGAGATCCATCTCAAGGCCGACACCGGAATGGGGCGGATGGGGTTTGAGCCGGAAGAGATCACCGAGATCGTAAAGGCCCGGGGTGAGTGGCCCCATCTGGCATTTGCTGGCCTTTACACCCATCTCTCCTCGGCAGATGACCCGGAAGACCCTGAGACCCGGCGTCAGATCGATGTCTTCGCGCGCCTCGTTGCCACGGTCAGGCGCCTCGGCTGGGACCCGCCGTTTCTCCACGCCGCCAACTCTGCCGGCCTCATCCACTTTCCCGAATCCATTTATTCGATTGCCCGCATCGGGCTTGCGATCTATGGCGCATACCCTGGGGAGAAGGCAAAGGAAAAGATCGCGCTGCAGCCAGCCATGAGTTTCAAGAGCAGGATCGTGGAGATCCGATCGTCCCCGCCTGGTTCTCCAGTGAGCTATGGGCATCGGTTCCGCTGCGCCCGAGCAAGCCGCATCGCAGTCCTTCCAGTCGGCTACGACGACGGCTATTTCCGCTCCCTCTCCGGCTCGGCCAGGGTCATCATACGGGGGCGACCCCGCCCAGTGCTCGGAAACATCTGCATGAAGGCCCTCATGGTGGATGTGACCGACGCCCCTGCGGCCGAGGTGGGCGATGAAGCGGTCCTACTCGGCCGCCAGGAGGGTGAAGAAATCACCCTTGAAGAGCTCGCAGAGTGGTCAGGCACCATCAGTTACGAAGTCATGTGCTCCCTTGGCACGCGAAACACCAGATACCACAAAGGATCATAA
- a CDS encoding twin-arginine translocase TatA/TatE family subunit, translated as MFGIGLPEMLFIFALALIVLGPEQLPKVAQQLGRFFRELKKTGEEFRKQLDIEDIKDLKGIREEVDDWEKEIISPQKAGPAKKEGPGGLGGEWKIASGPAAKAPSAGSTTEGPSKTQDNDKKGKGSGPEKDAS; from the coding sequence ATGTTCGGCATCGGACTACCTGAAATGCTCTTCATATTTGCCCTTGCCCTTATCGTCCTCGGCCCCGAACAGCTTCCCAAGGTGGCACAACAACTCGGGCGTTTCTTCAGGGAACTCAAAAAGACCGGGGAGGAATTCCGCAAACAGCTCGACATCGAGGACATCAAGGATCTCAAGGGGATCCGTGAAGAGGTGGATGATTGGGAAAAGGAGATCATCTCCCCGCAAAAGGCCGGACCCGCCAAGAAAGAGGGGCCTGGAGGCCTGGGCGGGGAATGGAAGATCGCATCCGGCCCTGCTGCTAAGGCCCCTTCTGCAGGATCAACAACAGAAGGTCCTTCCAAGACCCAGGACAACGACAAAAAAGGGAAAGGATCCGGGCCTGAAAAGGATGCATCCTGA
- the tatC gene encoding twin-arginine translocase subunit TatC — protein MHPEDIPLKLPFHGHLEELRKRLMWCFASVLVLFVVAYAFSERIMNALFYPVRQALPPGSTLVYTSLTEGFMTHLKVAFWTALILAAPFILHQVWAFVSPGLYTHEKRTARRFLLLFSGLFLTGGVFGYWVIMPVVLSISLGYASTDLEPLPRLQNYLLFALKTIFTFGLIFELPFAMCFATRSGIVHREYFRRNRKFSYIALYILAVLVSPADLFAQILLFLPLMGMYEVGILLGGSRPPSSTGTVEGRNPS, from the coding sequence ATGCATCCTGAGGATATCCCCCTCAAACTGCCGTTTCATGGCCATCTCGAGGAGTTAAGAAAGAGGCTCATGTGGTGCTTTGCCTCTGTCCTTGTCCTTTTCGTCGTGGCCTATGCCTTTTCCGAAAGGATCATGAACGCCCTGTTTTACCCGGTCCGCCAGGCCCTTCCTCCCGGGAGCACCCTTGTATATACCTCCCTCACCGAGGGCTTCATGACCCACCTCAAGGTGGCATTCTGGACGGCACTCATCCTCGCCGCCCCATTCATACTCCATCAGGTCTGGGCCTTTGTCTCCCCTGGCCTCTACACGCATGAAAAACGCACGGCACGGCGTTTTCTCCTCTTGTTTTCAGGCCTCTTCCTTACCGGCGGCGTCTTCGGCTACTGGGTCATCATGCCGGTCGTGCTATCCATTTCCCTTGGTTACGCAAGCACAGATCTCGAACCACTGCCAAGGCTCCAGAACTATCTCCTCTTTGCGCTCAAGACCATCTTCACCTTCGGCCTTATCTTCGAACTCCCCTTTGCCATGTGCTTCGCCACCCGCTCTGGCATCGTGCACAGGGAGTATTTTCGCCGAAACCGCAAATTCAGCTATATCGCCCTATACATCCTCGCTGTCCTCGTCTCACCCGCTGATCTCTTTGCCCAGATACTCCTCTTTCTTCCCCTCATGGGCATGTACGAAGTGGGGATTCTCCTTGGCGGGTCACGCCCTCCATCATCCACAGGCACCGTTGAAGGGCGGAATCCTTCCTGA
- a CDS encoding bifunctional precorrin-2 dehydrogenase/sirohydrochlorin ferrochelatase, with protein sequence MTSRRDDAPVWYPLFLDLRDKQVLVAGGGPVAERKILGLLEAGARVKVVSPVATARIGALAANGRIEWDRRSVEPNDLDGAWLAFAATSDPEAQRIVSEAARARKIFCNVADSTDAGGFILPATLRRRELVIAVSTGGQSPALARRIRDDIDRSLDPVHDIYVSLLGALRSHVLETEKDPGRRSELCRKLTEAQVLSWMERGDWACIAAWGQAHFGAGAKEIIQKFASVSGSIHHHA encoded by the coding sequence GTGACCTCTCGACGTGATGATGCCCCAGTATGGTATCCCCTCTTTCTCGATCTTCGGGACAAGCAGGTCCTTGTTGCGGGTGGCGGACCGGTGGCTGAGCGCAAGATCCTCGGCCTCCTCGAGGCAGGGGCCCGGGTCAAGGTAGTAAGCCCCGTGGCTACCGCACGCATTGGCGCCCTGGCTGCAAACGGACGCATCGAATGGGACAGACGGTCGGTAGAGCCCAATGACCTGGACGGCGCCTGGCTCGCTTTTGCCGCCACATCGGATCCGGAGGCGCAAAGGATCGTCTCCGAGGCCGCGCGGGCCCGAAAGATCTTTTGCAATGTCGCAGACTCGACCGATGCCGGGGGCTTCATCCTGCCGGCGACGCTCCGACGCCGGGAACTCGTGATCGCCGTCTCCACGGGAGGCCAAAGTCCGGCCCTTGCCCGCAGGATCAGGGATGACATCGATAGATCCCTCGACCCTGTCCACGACATCTATGTCTCCCTCCTTGGGGCCCTGCGCTCCCACGTCCTTGAAACGGAAAAGGACCCGGGCCGCAGGTCGGAACTCTGCCGAAAACTCACAGAGGCCCAGGTCCTCTCCTGGATGGAACGGGGGGACTGGGCCTGCATCGCGGCTTGGGGACAGGCGCACTTCGGGGCCGGGGCCAAGGAAATCATTCAAAAATTCGCTTCCGTTTCCGGTTCCATCCACCACCATGCATGA
- the ccsB gene encoding c-type cytochrome biogenesis protein CcsB produces MHDFLFQGAVFLYTLATAGFLVHVITLQKRAEKVATAFLVAGFAFHTLAVAARWVAAGHAPFLNLHESLSFLAWSIVGAYLLVQWRYTIKALGAFAAPLALTVMVASSLQPRAILPLPPALKSLWLPVHATICLAADGVFAVAFCLACMYLIQEREIKNKRLGAVFKRLPSLDTLDILNGRCLSYGFLLLTLGIVTGSLWAESAWGAYWSWDPKETWSLITWFFYAALLHQRLTVGWRGRKAAYMTILAFIVLIFTFLGVSLLIPSLHSYASRFK; encoded by the coding sequence ATGCATGACTTTCTCTTCCAGGGCGCGGTCTTTTTGTACACACTGGCCACGGCAGGATTTCTCGTTCACGTGATCACCCTGCAAAAAAGGGCGGAAAAGGTGGCGACCGCATTTCTGGTAGCGGGGTTTGCGTTTCACACCCTTGCCGTGGCCGCCCGGTGGGTGGCGGCCGGACACGCCCCATTTCTCAACCTCCATGAGAGTCTCTCCTTTCTCGCATGGTCCATCGTGGGCGCCTATCTGCTCGTACAGTGGCGATACACTATAAAGGCCCTCGGGGCCTTTGCCGCACCCCTTGCACTGACGGTCATGGTCGCGTCATCCCTCCAGCCGAGGGCCATCCTCCCCCTGCCTCCAGCCCTAAAGAGCCTCTGGCTCCCTGTACATGCGACGATCTGCCTCGCTGCGGACGGGGTCTTTGCCGTCGCATTCTGCCTTGCCTGCATGTACCTCATCCAGGAACGGGAGATCAAGAACAAGCGCCTCGGTGCCGTCTTCAAACGCCTTCCCTCCCTCGACACCCTCGACATCCTGAACGGACGGTGCCTCAGCTACGGGTTTCTCCTTCTCACCCTTGGGATCGTGACAGGATCCCTCTGGGCCGAAAGCGCCTGGGGCGCTTACTGGAGCTGGGACCCGAAGGAGACGTGGTCCCTCATCACGTGGTTTTTCTACGCCGCCCTCTTACATCAGCGCCTCACTGTCGGATGGCGCGGAAGAAAGGCGGCCTACATGACGATCCTCGCCTTTATTGTCCTGATCTTCACCTTCCTCGGTGTGAGCCTCCTGATCCCGAGCCTCCACAGCTATGCATCCCGGTTCAAATAG
- the hemA gene encoding glutamyl-tRNA reductase: MHPGSNRPNILILGVNHKTADVGIRERLALKAHPSPLALFLNRLGKETELVFLSTCNRVEVIAATDRTDESAAVVQDLWCSETGIARDTLSSVLYVHKGDEAIRHVFRVASSLDSMVVGEPQILGQLKDAYRNACEAKTTGPILNRLLTKAFSVAKLVRTETNIAGHAVSISYAAVELARKIFGDLAGKHALLIGAGEMAELAAQHLLAAGTGKIVVANRTLSRAVELAQTLKGSAIALEELDEALVDADIVISSTGAPGLVLHKEQVQRIMRPRRHRLLFLIDIAVPRDIDPGVNDIDNVYLYDIDDLKGVVDANKTERAKEALKAERMIETEVIKFLAWMETLDVVPVIQGLQDKVEAIRLREIERTAPRLSGLTPDQMKAIDVLTRSIVQKILHDPIVHLRKHARDEDIRPLLDSACRLFGLNGAMGDEKRPAEKAGLCREKKG, translated from the coding sequence ATGCATCCCGGTTCAAATAGACCGAACATCCTCATCCTCGGGGTGAATCACAAGACAGCCGACGTGGGCATTCGGGAACGCCTTGCGCTCAAGGCCCACCCCTCTCCCCTTGCCCTCTTTCTCAATCGCCTCGGAAAGGAGACAGAGCTCGTCTTTCTCTCCACCTGCAACCGGGTCGAGGTCATCGCCGCCACTGACCGGACCGACGAATCCGCAGCAGTGGTTCAGGATCTATGGTGTTCTGAGACCGGAATCGCCAGGGACACCCTCTCCTCCGTCCTGTATGTGCATAAAGGGGATGAGGCCATCCGACACGTCTTCCGGGTCGCGTCGAGCCTTGACTCCATGGTGGTCGGCGAACCCCAGATCCTCGGTCAACTCAAGGACGCCTACCGGAACGCCTGCGAGGCCAAGACCACGGGCCCTATTTTGAACCGTCTCCTCACCAAGGCCTTTTCCGTTGCAAAACTCGTAAGGACCGAGACGAACATCGCGGGTCACGCCGTGTCCATCAGCTACGCGGCGGTGGAGCTCGCCCGAAAGATCTTTGGGGATCTGGCAGGCAAACACGCCCTCCTGATCGGTGCGGGCGAAATGGCCGAGCTTGCGGCCCAGCACCTCCTTGCCGCAGGCACCGGAAAGATCGTGGTCGCAAACCGGACACTCTCCAGGGCCGTGGAGCTCGCCCAGACCCTCAAGGGCTCTGCTATCGCCCTCGAGGAACTGGATGAGGCCCTCGTGGATGCCGACATCGTGATCAGCTCCACCGGGGCCCCGGGCCTTGTGCTCCACAAGGAACAGGTTCAGAGGATCATGCGGCCCCGCAGACACCGCCTCCTCTTTCTCATCGACATCGCGGTCCCTCGTGACATCGACCCTGGTGTGAACGACATCGACAACGTCTATCTCTACGACATCGACGACCTCAAGGGTGTGGTGGACGCAAACAAAACCGAAAGGGCCAAGGAGGCCTTAAAGGCCGAGCGGATGATCGAGACCGAGGTGATCAAATTCCTCGCCTGGATGGAGACACTCGATGTGGTCCCGGTGATCCAGGGCCTCCAGGACAAGGTGGAGGCCATCCGCCTCAGGGAAATCGAACGGACGGCTCCCAGACTTTCAGGCCTTACACCGGACCAGATGAAGGCGATCGACGTCCTCACCCGCTCCATCGTGCAGAAGATCCTCCACGACCCCATCGTCCACCTGCGAAAGCACGCGCGGGACGAGGACATCCGGCCCCTTCTCGACAGCGCCTGCCGTCTCTTTGGCCTGAACGGGGCCATGGGAGACGAAAAAAGGCCCGCCGAAAAGGCAGGCCTTTGCAGGGAGAAAAAGGGCTGA
- the yajC gene encoding preprotein translocase subunit YajC: MNLISTAFAMGPPPEGGGGANVFIQFVPLILIFAIFYFLLIRPQQKRAREHKNFLDSIQKGTEVITAGGLIGRVTNVTDKVATIEIADNVRVKVLKAQIAGPGPTKGD; this comes from the coding sequence ATGAACTTGATCTCAACCGCCTTTGCCATGGGGCCGCCGCCCGAAGGAGGGGGGGGAGCCAACGTCTTTATACAGTTCGTGCCCCTCATCCTCATCTTCGCCATCTTCTATTTCCTCCTCATTCGGCCTCAACAGAAGAGGGCCAGGGAGCACAAGAACTTTCTCGACTCCATCCAGAAGGGGACCGAGGTGATCACCGCTGGCGGGCTCATAGGCCGGGTCACCAACGTGACCGACAAGGTGGCCACGATCGAGATAGCGGACAACGTGCGGGTCAAGGTCCTGAAGGCCCAGATCGCCGGCCCCGGCCCGACCAAGGGGGACTAA
- the tgt gene encoding tRNA guanosine(34) transglycosylase Tgt, with protein MIFEVVASGPGAERRGRLHTRHGVVETPAFMPVGTQATVKALSPEDLRACGAQMILGNTYHLYLRPGHRLIQELGGLHRFMAWDGPILTDSGGFQVYSLAAFRKVEEGGVIFRSHLDGSLHSLTPELAVEIQEALGSDVMMCLDTCIPYPSPEGDIAEATELTTRWARRSLAARTRRDLLLFAIIQGGMSHEWRRRSAEGLLDPGGFDGYAIGGLSVGEPKEILLSTIEFTRPLIPDAFPVYLMGVGSPEDLVEAVSRGVDLFDCVMPTRNARNGTLFTSWGRIVIKNAQYARDQGPIDPDCTCYTCRTFTRAYLRHLFLARELLAYRLMTLHNLTYYLRLMDEMRNAISKGRFDAFKKAFYSRRETLS; from the coding sequence GTGATCTTTGAGGTCGTGGCATCCGGTCCAGGGGCCGAGCGGCGCGGAAGGCTCCACACCCGGCACGGGGTAGTCGAGACCCCGGCCTTTATGCCTGTGGGAACCCAGGCGACTGTCAAGGCCCTTTCCCCCGAGGATCTTCGGGCCTGCGGCGCCCAGATGATCCTGGGAAACACGTATCATCTCTATCTCCGGCCCGGCCACCGACTCATCCAGGAACTCGGGGGCCTTCATCGCTTCATGGCCTGGGACGGACCCATACTTACGGACAGCGGCGGGTTCCAGGTCTACAGTCTCGCCGCGTTCCGGAAGGTGGAGGAAGGGGGCGTGATCTTCCGCTCCCATCTGGACGGCTCCCTGCACAGTCTCACGCCGGAGCTTGCTGTCGAGATCCAGGAGGCCCTGGGCTCGGACGTCATGATGTGCCTCGATACCTGCATCCCCTACCCTTCCCCGGAAGGTGATATTGCCGAGGCGACGGAACTCACCACCCGCTGGGCGAGGCGTTCGCTCGCGGCCCGGACGCGGCGGGACCTCCTCCTTTTTGCCATCATCCAGGGCGGGATGTCTCACGAGTGGAGGAGACGGAGCGCCGAAGGCCTCCTCGATCCAGGCGGCTTTGACGGATACGCCATCGGTGGCCTGAGCGTGGGCGAGCCCAAGGAGATCCTCCTCTCCACGATCGAGTTCACCCGGCCCCTCATTCCTGACGCATTTCCGGTCTACCTCATGGGCGTGGGGAGTCCGGAGGACCTGGTGGAGGCCGTTTCCAGGGGGGTGGATCTCTTTGACTGCGTCATGCCCACGCGAAACGCCCGAAACGGCACGCTCTTTACTTCATGGGGGCGCATTGTTATAAAAAATGCCCAGTATGCGCGGGATCAGGGGCCGATCGATCCTGACTGTACCTGTTACACCTGTAGGACGTTTACCCGGGCCTATCTGAGGCACCTTTTCCTTGCGCGGGAGCTCCTTGCCTATCGGCTCATGACCCTTCACAACCTCACGTACTATCTCAGACTTATGGACGAGATGCGAAACGCCATCAGCAAGGGGCGTTTCGATGCATTCAAAAAGGCATTCTATTCCCGAAGGGAGACCCTTTCATGA
- the mpl gene encoding UDP-N-acetylmuramate:L-alanyl-gamma-D-glutamyl-meso-diaminopimelate ligase: MQNRFNGKPWGRIRPEEFPPSGAVVHMIGICGTGMAAVAGLLLERGYRVRGSDTQAYPPMGDLLARLRIPVAMGYAAENLVPDPDLIIIGNVIRASNPEAIAAIDRGLPCLSFPEAVSLLFLRDRTSLVVAGTHGKTTTSGLLVSVLEGAGSDPGFLVGGVLAGRGTGFHAGSPPWFVLEGDEYDTAFFDKGPKFLHYRPHGVILTSIEFDHADIYADLAAVEDAFRRLVRIIPEDGVIVACADWPSVREVCSTARCRVVTYGESPDAAWRLSRYEVTGDRTAFDAMTPDGPVEGLRIGLPGRHNALNALGVLALAARYGISVDAVRAGLAAFAGVRRRQEVRGEVNGVTVIDDFAHHPTAVRETLDALRARYGKRRIVAVFEPRTNTSRRAVFQDSYPASFLSADRIYVREVPDPEKAPPEDRFSSRRLVLDLNAMGKAASWHADAASILESLLSDARPGDVIAVLSNGAFEGIHDRILAGLKGEMGDL, from the coding sequence ATGCAAAACAGGTTTAACGGGAAACCATGGGGAAGGATCCGCCCGGAGGAGTTTCCTCCCTCCGGGGCTGTGGTCCACATGATCGGGATCTGCGGCACCGGCATGGCAGCGGTTGCCGGCCTCCTGCTAGAACGGGGCTACAGGGTCCGGGGCTCGGACACCCAGGCCTATCCGCCCATGGGAGACCTCCTTGCCAGGCTCAGGATCCCTGTGGCCATGGGATATGCTGCCGAAAACCTTGTCCCTGATCCTGACCTCATCATAATCGGTAACGTCATTCGGGCAAGCAATCCTGAGGCAATTGCCGCCATCGACCGGGGTTTGCCTTGTCTTTCCTTCCCCGAGGCCGTTTCCCTGCTCTTTCTTCGTGATAGGACATCCCTCGTGGTGGCTGGCACCCACGGAAAGACCACGACTTCGGGCCTTCTCGTCTCGGTCCTCGAAGGCGCCGGGTCAGATCCGGGCTTTCTCGTGGGCGGGGTGCTTGCCGGGCGCGGGACGGGTTTTCACGCAGGGAGCCCCCCATGGTTCGTGCTCGAGGGGGACGAATATGACACGGCCTTCTTTGACAAGGGTCCCAAGTTTCTTCATTACCGCCCGCATGGGGTGATACTTACAAGCATCGAGTTTGACCACGCAGACATCTATGCGGACCTGGCGGCGGTCGAGGATGCCTTTCGCCGGCTCGTCCGGATCATCCCGGAGGATGGCGTCATCGTTGCCTGCGCCGACTGGCCTTCCGTTAGGGAGGTCTGCAGCACGGCCCGGTGCCGTGTCGTCACCTACGGAGAGTCGCCGGATGCCGCATGGCGTCTTTCCCGATATGAGGTAACAGGTGACAGGACGGCCTTCGACGCCATGACGCCGGACGGACCCGTAGAGGGGCTCAGGATCGGGCTTCCGGGCAGGCACAATGCGCTAAACGCCCTCGGGGTCCTGGCACTTGCCGCCCGGTATGGGATATCCGTGGATGCGGTCCGTGCAGGGCTTGCGGCGTTTGCAGGGGTGAGACGCCGCCAGGAGGTGCGGGGGGAGGTGAACGGGGTCACGGTCATAGACGACTTCGCCCATCATCCGACTGCCGTACGGGAGACCCTGGACGCCCTTCGCGCAAGGTATGGAAAGAGGCGCATCGTGGCTGTCTTTGAGCCGAGGACCAACACAAGCAGGCGCGCCGTATTCCAGGACTCATATCCTGCATCCTTCCTTTCAGCGGACCGGATCTATGTTCGGGAGGTCCCGGACCCGGAAAAGGCCCCACCCGAGGACCGTTTTTCCTCCCGCAGGCTTGTTTTGGACCTCAATGCCATGGGAAAGGCCGCGAGCTGGCATGCGGATGCCGCATCCATCCTGGAATCGCTTCTTTCCGATGCCCGGCCGGGAGACGTGATCGCGGTCCTTTCTAACGGGGCCTTCGAGGGGATCCACGACCGCATCCTCGCGGGCCTAAAGGGGGAGATGGGTGATCTTTGA
- the aroC gene encoding chorismate synthase, with protein sequence MAGNTFGKVFCVTTWGESHGPAVGVVIDGCPPLLPLSEEVIQAELDRRRPGKGGVAESPRKEPDRVEILSGVFEGRTTGTPISLIIRNRDARSSAYDHLRDVFRPGHGDITYLKKYGIRDYRGGGRASARETAARVAAGAVAKVLLDAEGIDVRAYTVALGGVKISRFDPDAARGNRLYCPDPEAAEAMERRVAEVRAAGDSVGGIVEVRARNVPAGLGEPVFGKLDAELAGALMSIGAVKGVEIGSGFAAAGMLGSENNDPITPSGFRTNNAGGILAGISNGDEIVCRVAVKPIPSIAREQETITTDGRPTTLVISGRHDASAIPRIIPVSEAMVRLVLADHLLRQRTLEG encoded by the coding sequence ATGGCCGGTAACACCTTTGGAAAGGTTTTTTGCGTGACCACGTGGGGGGAGTCCCACGGGCCTGCGGTTGGGGTCGTGATAGACGGCTGCCCGCCCCTTCTTCCCTTGAGCGAGGAGGTCATCCAGGCCGAGCTCGACAGGAGGCGGCCGGGAAAGGGCGGGGTTGCCGAAAGCCCGCGAAAGGAGCCGGATCGGGTGGAGATCCTTTCCGGGGTCTTTGAGGGTCGGACGACCGGGACCCCCATCTCGCTCATCATCCGGAACCGGGACGCCCGTAGCTCGGCCTATGACCACCTCAGGGATGTCTTTCGTCCCGGTCATGGGGACATCACTTATCTAAAAAAGTACGGCATCCGGGACTACCGGGGCGGTGGACGGGCATCCGCCCGGGAGACTGCAGCCCGTGTGGCAGCAGGTGCCGTGGCCAAGGTCCTCCTTGATGCCGAGGGGATCGATGTCAGGGCCTATACGGTCGCCCTCGGCGGGGTGAAGATCAGTCGGTTCGATCCTGATGCGGCGCGCGGAAACCGCCTCTACTGCCCGGATCCGGAGGCGGCAGAGGCAATGGAAAGGAGGGTCGCTGAGGTCCGTGCCGCAGGGGACTCGGTGGGCGGGATCGTGGAGGTGCGGGCCCGAAACGTGCCGGCTGGGCTCGGTGAACCCGTCTTTGGCAAGCTGGACGCAGAGCTCGCAGGGGCACTCATGTCCATCGGGGCCGTCAAGGGGGTCGAGATAGGATCAGGCTTTGCCGCTGCCGGCATGCTCGGATCGGAAAACAATGATCCTATCACTCCTTCAGGTTTCCGTACAAACAACGCGGGAGGGATCCTGGCCGGGATCTCGAACGGCGACGAGATCGTCTGCAGGGTGGCGGTAAAACCCATCCCGTCCATAGCGCGGGAGCAGGAGACGATCACGACCGACGGAAGGCCCACCACCCTCGTCATCAGTGGAAGGCACGACGCCTCTGCCATCCCGAGGATCATCCCGGTCTCGGAGGCCATGGTCCGCCTCGTGCTGGCCGATCACCTCCTGCGCCAGCGTACGCTTGAGGGCTGA
- a CDS encoding shikimate kinase, whose protein sequence is MSVSAHFPASQKVFLIGYRGTGKTQTGRILARFLGRPFIDLDDYICEHEGASIKDMVERNGWPYFRNLEREALQEMCDAEGPLVVACGGGAVLHEDLLERITAAYPVVWLTARKETIVERVLSDERSAGSRPALTNASSLADEVERVISERRPLYERFAWFSVATDNVTPEEAARLMAEGLEKGVRRIHGR, encoded by the coding sequence ATGTCTGTCAGCGCTCATTTCCCGGCATCCCAAAAGGTCTTTCTCATCGGCTACAGGGGGACGGGCAAGACCCAAACGGGCCGGATCCTTGCCCGATTTCTCGGCCGTCCCTTCATTGACCTGGATGACTACATCTGCGAGCATGAGGGCGCGTCCATAAAGGATATGGTCGAGAGAAACGGTTGGCCGTATTTCCGGAACCTGGAGCGGGAGGCACTGCAGGAGATGTGTGATGCGGAAGGCCCGCTTGTCGTTGCCTGCGGCGGAGGCGCGGTCCTCCATGAGGACCTTCTTGAACGCATCACTGCCGCATACCCGGTGGTGTGGCTCACGGCCCGAAAGGAGACTATCGTGGAAAGGGTGCTTTCGGACGAAAGGAGCGCCGGGAGCCGCCCGGCCCTCACCAATGCCTCATCCCTTGCAGATGAGGTGGAGAGGGTCATCTCGGAGAGAAGGCCCCTTTATGAAAGATTTGCCTGGTTTTCTGTGGCAACCGACAACGTGACACCGGAGGAGGCCGCCCGGCTCATGGCGGAAGGGCTCGAAAAGGGGGTAAGGAGGATCCATGGCCGGTAA
- the cmoA gene encoding carboxy-S-adenosyl-L-methionine synthase CmoA gives MTDIRTKERDEIFREQNGQIGDFTFGKEVARVFDDMLERSVPMYAEIQRMISEMAADLAVDGTNIYDLGCSTGTTLLALDRSVPPGVKFIGVDHSKEMLEKCREKLEDHGFCRAHELVQADLNKGIRIENASLVLMVLTLQFIRPLYRERLIADIYRGINHNGALILVEKVLGEDSFLNRTFIRYYYDFKKRNGYSEIEISQKREALENVLIPYKLLENRELLLETGFRYCDVFFKWYNFCGMVAVK, from the coding sequence ATGACAGACATCCGAACCAAGGAAAGAGACGAGATCTTTCGGGAACAAAATGGACAGATCGGCGATTTTACCTTTGGGAAGGAAGTGGCGCGAGTCTTCGACGACATGCTTGAGCGCTCCGTCCCCATGTATGCGGAGATCCAGCGCATGATCTCGGAGATGGCTGCCGACTTGGCCGTGGATGGCACGAACATCTATGACCTCGGCTGCTCGACCGGAACTACCCTTCTCGCCCTCGATCGATCGGTGCCTCCTGGCGTGAAGTTCATAGGGGTTGATCACTCCAAAGAAATGCTCGAAAAATGCAGGGAAAAGCTCGAAGACCACGGCTTCTGCCGTGCCCACGAACTCGTCCAGGCCGACCTCAACAAGGGGATCCGAATAGAAAACGCATCCCTCGTCCTCATGGTCCTCACCCTCCAGTTCATCCGCCCCCTGTACCGGGAGCGCCTGATCGCGGACATATACCGGGGAATCAACCATAACGGCGCACTGATCCTGGTGGAAAAGGTCCTCGGCGAGGACTCGTTCCTCAACCGGACCTTCATCCGGTACTACTACGACTTCAAGAAACGAAACGGCTACAGCGAGATCGAGATCTCCCAGAAAAGGGAGGCGCTCGAGAACGTCCTTATCCCGTACAAGCTCCTCGAAAACCGCGAGCTCCTGCTCGAGACGGGCTTTCGCTACTGCGACGTCTTCTTCAAGTGGTACAATTTCTGCGGGATGGTGGCAGTCAAATGA